Proteins encoded within one genomic window of Platichthys flesus chromosome 17, fPlaFle2.1, whole genome shotgun sequence:
- the lypla2 gene encoding acyl-protein thioesterase 2, whose translation MCGNNMSVPLLTEAVTVSGMEKETAAVIFLHGLGDSGHGWADSLTGIRLPHVKFICPNAPKIPVTLNMKMTMPAWFDLMGLSPDSPEDESGIKKAAENIKAIIDHEAKNGIPPHRIILGGFSQGGALSLYTALTCQHQLAGVVALSCWLPLHSSFPSASSGKKNLPILQCHGEADIMIPRQFGSMTADKLQTIVNPQLITFKTYPGLAHCSCPQEMEAVKEFIEKYLPRI comes from the exons ATGTGTGGCAACAACATGTCTGTGCCGCTGCTCACCGAGGCCGTCACGGTGTCTGGAATGGAAAAGGAAACTGCTGCG GTGATCTTCCTTCATGGACTGGGAGACAGCGG gCATGGGTGGGCTGACAGTTTGACGGGGATCCGGCTGCCTCACGTCAAGTTTATCTGCCCAAACGC GCCCAAAATCCCAGTCACTCTGAACATGAAAATGACGATGCCCGCATG GTTTGACCTCATGGGTCTCAGCCCCGACTCCCCAGAAGACGAATCTGGAATCAAGAAGGCAGCGGAGAACA TCAAGGCCATAATCGATCATGAGGCCAAAAATGGAATCCCCCCTCACCGTATAATACTCGGCGGCTTCTCTCAG GGTGGAGCCCTGTCCTTGTATACCGCCTTGACCTGCCAGCATCAGCTGGCTGGCGTTGTAGCCCTCAGTTGCTGGCTTCCACTTCACAGCAGTTTCCCATCG GCGTCGAGCGGCAAGAAGAACCTCCCGATCCTGCAGTGCCACGGTGAGGCGGACATCATGATCCCTAGGCAGTTTGGTTCCATGACAGCAGATAAACTCCAAACCATAGTTAACCCTCAGCTGATCACCTTTAAAACCTACCCAGGGCTCGCTCACTGCTCCTGTCCTCAG
- the pithd1 gene encoding PITH domain-containing protein 1: protein MSGHGHGHSHGCGCEAEHEPAERGLEYGLFNRIDVEKLQCLNESREGDGKLVFKPWDQRLDREKFVESDTDEELLFNIPFTGSVKLKGIIISGADDESHPAEIRLFKNIPQMSFDATGREPEQAFRLNRDPTAELEYPTKIARFSNVNHLSIHISKNFGAESTRIYYIGLRGEYSEAHRHEVTICNYEAAANPADHKVDSVIPQTNFIS, encoded by the exons ATGTCCGGACACGGCCACGGTCACAGTCACGGCTGCGGGTGTGAGGCAGAGCACGAGCCCGCGGAGAGGGGCCTGGAGTACGGACTGTTCAACCGCATCGACGTGGAGAAGCTCCAGTGTCTGAACGAGAGCCGGGAGGGCGACGGGAAGCTGGTGTTCAAACCCTGGGACCAGCGGCTCGACCGGGAGAAG TTTGTAGAAAGCGATACAGACGAGGAGCTGCTGTTCAACATCCC TTTCACAGGCAGCGTGAAGCTGAAGGGCATCATCATCTCCGGAGCAGACGACGAGTCTCATCCTGCAGAGATAcgact GTTCAAAAACATTCCTCAGATGTCGTTCGACGCCACGGGCAGAGAACCTGAACAAGCCTTCAGACTCAACAGAGACCCCACCGCTGAGCTGGAGTACCCAACAAA GATCGCTCGCTTTTCCAACGTTAATCACCTCTCGATCCACATCTCAAAGAACTTCGGAGCAGAGAGCACCAGGATCTACTACATCGGACTGAGAGGCGAATACTCAGAG GCTCACAGACATGAAGTGACCATCTGTAACTACGAGGCAGCAGCAAACCCTGCGGATCACAAAGTGGACAGCGTCATTCCGCAAACCAACTTCATTTCCTGA